One genomic window of Evansella cellulosilytica DSM 2522 includes the following:
- a CDS encoding extracellular solute-binding protein → MLKNKKWSLIISLIALTLLLVACGPDRDDVDTPANTDSDDNGETSEGTTEETDPEELTIWVNDEEHEVAIVTALTEEFTDETGVAVNVVPMGMGDQEDAISLDGPAGRGPDLFYQPGVGSLSLRGLVQPMNVDQAILDAYSPGSVEALSYEGEIYGLPAVVESIGLYYNTELVPEAPETIEDLERIALELTDASNDEYGFLYPADDFYFSFPFMAGYGAYIFGEDDGVFDLDDIGLANDGAVEGASLIQGWFESGILPQGVDGDVRSGLFNDGKAGIVVDGPWAMRDYQEALGENLATAPLPQLDNGEYPITFLGTKGWMLSQYSEQPELATELAIFLTNESSLTKLFEATGEMPANSEILASSQLQDDPLLTGFATQLERAEPFPPVPALSTVWDPMADALQFITQGDDVLETLEEEVDVVRQDIDMNYR, encoded by the coding sequence ATGTTAAAAAATAAAAAGTGGAGTCTTATTATTAGTTTGATAGCTTTAACTCTTTTATTAGTTGCTTGTGGACCAGATCGAGATGATGTAGACACGCCAGCAAATACGGATTCAGATGATAATGGCGAAACAAGTGAAGGGACAACAGAAGAAACAGATCCTGAAGAATTAACAATTTGGGTAAACGATGAAGAGCATGAAGTTGCAATCGTTACAGCACTTACAGAAGAATTTACAGATGAAACAGGTGTGGCTGTTAATGTCGTACCGATGGGGATGGGTGACCAGGAGGACGCTATTTCTCTAGATGGCCCAGCCGGTCGAGGACCTGACTTATTTTATCAGCCAGGTGTAGGTAGCTTATCTTTAAGAGGGTTAGTTCAACCGATGAATGTTGATCAAGCGATTTTAGATGCCTATTCTCCAGGGTCTGTTGAGGCTTTAAGTTATGAAGGTGAGATTTACGGACTTCCTGCGGTAGTAGAATCTATTGGACTTTATTATAATACTGAGCTTGTACCTGAAGCACCAGAAACAATAGAAGATTTGGAAAGAATTGCACTTGAACTAACTGACGCATCAAATGATGAGTATGGTTTCTTGTATCCTGCAGATGATTTCTATTTTTCATTCCCATTTATGGCTGGGTATGGCGCCTATATTTTTGGTGAAGATGATGGCGTTTTTGACCTTGATGATATTGGTTTAGCAAATGATGGAGCAGTTGAAGGCGCTTCCTTAATTCAAGGCTGGTTTGAAAGCGGTATCTTACCACAAGGTGTTGATGGCGATGTAAGAAGTGGTCTATTCAATGATGGTAAAGCAGGTATCGTAGTAGATGGACCATGGGCAATGCGTGATTACCAAGAAGCTTTAGGAGAAAACTTAGCTACTGCTCCTTTACCACAGCTTGACAACGGTGAGTATCCAATTACTTTCTTAGGAACAAAAGGATGGATGCTATCCCAGTATAGCGAACAACCAGAATTAGCAACAGAATTAGCGATTTTCTTAACAAACGAAAGCTCCTTAACGAAATTATTTGAAGCGACTGGAGAAATGCCTGCTAATAGTGAAATTTTAGCAAGTAGCCAGCTACAAGATGATCCATTGTTAACTGGATTTGCAACACAACTAGAAAGAGCAGAGCCATTTCCACCTGTACCAGCACTTTCTACTGTTTGGGACCCAATGGCTGATGCACTTCAATTCATCACACAAGGCGATGACGTTTTAGAAACATTGGAAGAAGAAGTAGATGTGGTAAGACAGGACATTGAT
- a CDS encoding ABC transporter substrate-binding protein has protein sequence MKKNIYSFLLCLMMVFVLAACGNTSEGASSNEADGSNDQSSSSDVETSSESSDAIEIEFMHMHGGDIVERLVEQYHEAQDEVRVKTTFVEGSYEGIVEQVQMRATTGSLPDVITNGHVYTRFAIDTLPVISLQSFMDEENYDTSDFFPSMLTLGQSDDGEQYGMPFAVSTPVVYFNEDHFEEVGLDPNNPPQTWDELREAAEKLTFDDRYGIYFDYQITGNWLYQAMVETAGGQMMEEDLSGVAFDTDAGRKALQYWVDLVNEDKSMPNIDRTQASQSFLSGNTSMFVTTTASLTSFRTQSDFEVGTAVFPTVDGLPRVVPAGGNNLFMLSVEPEKQAATWDFMKFAASAEGTTFIAQEIGYMVTRQSPLDEASLMGDFLEEVPAAKVTYDQVDEMVPWYNFPGSAGSRVYQIVQDNIQAALLQQKTVDEAITDAAKQANELLN, from the coding sequence ATGAAAAAGAATATTTACTCATTTTTGTTGTGTTTGATGATGGTTTTCGTATTAGCAGCATGTGGCAACACTTCTGAAGGAGCAAGTAGTAATGAAGCAGACGGTAGTAATGATCAATCTTCATCGTCGGACGTTGAGACCTCATCGGAGTCCAGTGATGCAATAGAAATTGAGTTTATGCATATGCACGGTGGTGATATCGTTGAGCGTCTTGTTGAGCAGTATCACGAAGCGCAAGATGAGGTTCGTGTGAAAACGACTTTTGTTGAGGGTTCTTATGAGGGGATTGTTGAACAAGTTCAAATGCGAGCAACAACAGGGAGTCTTCCGGACGTCATTACCAATGGACATGTGTATACGAGGTTTGCGATTGATACGTTACCAGTTATCTCATTACAAAGCTTTATGGATGAAGAAAATTACGATACATCAGATTTCTTTCCATCGATGCTAACGCTAGGTCAAAGTGATGATGGGGAGCAATATGGTATGCCATTTGCCGTCAGTACCCCAGTTGTTTACTTTAATGAAGATCATTTTGAAGAGGTTGGACTCGACCCAAATAATCCTCCACAAACTTGGGATGAGCTTCGTGAAGCAGCAGAAAAATTAACGTTTGATGATCGATACGGAATCTATTTTGATTATCAAATTACTGGAAACTGGCTGTATCAAGCGATGGTAGAGACTGCTGGTGGACAAATGATGGAAGAAGATTTATCGGGGGTAGCCTTTGATACGGATGCTGGAAGAAAAGCACTACAATATTGGGTAGATCTTGTAAATGAGGATAAATCAATGCCTAATATTGATAGAACGCAAGCGTCACAAAGCTTTTTATCAGGTAACACTTCTATGTTTGTAACGACAACAGCTTCATTGACGAGCTTTAGAACACAATCAGATTTTGAAGTTGGAACTGCTGTTTTTCCAACGGTTGATGGGCTACCACGGGTAGTACCTGCCGGTGGAAACAACTTGTTCATGCTTTCTGTTGAACCAGAAAAACAAGCGGCAACTTGGGATTTTATGAAATTTGCTGCTTCTGCCGAGGGAACAACATTTATTGCACAAGAAATCGGGTATATGGTCACTCGTCAAAGTCCATTAGATGAAGCGAGCCTCATGGGAGATTTCTTGGAAGAAGTTCCTGCTGCTAAGGTAACATATGACCAAGTAGATGAAATGGTACCATGGTATAACTTCCCAGGTTCTGCAGGGTCTAGAGTATACCAAATTGTTCAGGACAACATACAAGCTGCACTACTGCAACAAAAAACGGTTGATGAAGCTATTACAGATGCCGCGAAGCAAGCAAATGAATTGTTAAACTAG
- a CDS encoding carbohydrate ABC transporter permease, which translates to MSKQSLPLRGTAGESGKHLFLLVAAFITLIPIFWMLATSVKTPSDVFSGNLFIPSTFSLDGYRQVFQEIPFLRWFLNSSIITVIQTGGQLLVAICAAYAFSHFRFRGRELLFFFVLMTMMIPPQVGMVPTYMIINQMGLVNSFAGVILPQLASGYAIFLLRQTFLTIPKDLGEAAKIDGCNPLQIMWHVYVRLSFTVLVALGLILFVNNWNDYHWPLLVLSDKELQTLPVAFVQFREEHNLDWVPTMAVATLAILPILLLYLIAQKKFVEGMTHTGLKG; encoded by the coding sequence ATGAGTAAACAATCGTTGCCGTTGAGAGGTACGGCCGGAGAGAGTGGTAAACATTTGTTTTTACTAGTAGCTGCCTTCATTACATTAATACCAATTTTCTGGATGTTGGCGACATCAGTAAAAACACCTTCAGATGTTTTTTCAGGTAATTTGTTTATCCCATCAACCTTTAGCTTGGATGGTTATAGGCAAGTTTTTCAAGAAATTCCGTTTTTACGTTGGTTTTTAAATAGTAGCATCATTACTGTTATCCAAACAGGTGGACAGCTTCTCGTTGCCATTTGTGCTGCTTATGCTTTTTCACATTTTCGTTTTCGGGGAAGAGAGCTTTTATTCTTCTTCGTACTCATGACGATGATGATTCCACCGCAAGTCGGGATGGTACCAACGTATATGATCATTAACCAAATGGGTTTAGTAAATTCGTTTGCGGGTGTTATTTTACCACAGCTAGCAAGTGGATACGCAATATTTTTATTAAGACAGACATTTTTAACGATACCAAAGGATCTTGGTGAAGCAGCAAAAATCGATGGCTGTAATCCGTTACAAATAATGTGGCACGTGTATGTTCGTTTATCGTTTACCGTTCTAGTGGCACTCGGGTTGATTTTGTTCGTTAATAATTGGAACGACTATCATTGGCCACTTCTCGTTTTATCTGATAAAGAGCTGCAAACATTACCTGTTGCTTTTGTTCAGTTTCGAGAAGAGCATAACTTAGATTGGGTACCAACGATGGCAGTTGCTACATTAGCGATATTGCCAATCCTACTACTATATTTAATCGCACAGAAAAAGTTTGTTGAAGGTATGACGCATACTGGTTTAAAAGGGTAA
- a CDS encoding HAD-IIA family hydrolase, giving the protein MNESLLLEKKVFLFDLDGCIYHGHRASTRAAELIAFLRGENKQIRFITNNSTDNAIDIQDRLLNMGIQVATEEIITATDYIGLYLKERFGEIKVKVVGSIGLKKSIIHHGHVVLDDFSHERAEVIIIGRDVTFCYEKLKMVVNEEKRGAIILGTNMDAAHPGLNGEIVPETGSLIAAIETITSNPIMTFGKPSPYLFTYGMESCDVKASECVMIGDNYDTDVVGAMSLGISSVWLTDVSINALKYEASDTIKKIVKFKSIEDFYMAVR; this is encoded by the coding sequence TTGAATGAATCACTACTTCTAGAAAAGAAAGTTTTCCTCTTTGATTTAGACGGATGCATTTATCATGGGCATAGAGCATCTACACGAGCAGCAGAATTAATTGCATTTTTAAGAGGGGAAAATAAACAAATAAGGTTTATTACGAATAATTCAACAGATAATGCAATTGACATTCAAGATAGATTATTAAATATGGGTATTCAAGTTGCAACTGAGGAAATTATAACTGCAACAGATTATATTGGCTTATATTTAAAAGAACGATTTGGTGAAATTAAGGTTAAGGTAGTTGGAAGTATTGGATTAAAAAAAAGTATTATTCACCACGGGCATGTAGTATTAGATGATTTTAGTCATGAGCGAGCAGAAGTGATCATTATCGGACGTGATGTTACCTTCTGCTATGAAAAATTGAAAATGGTTGTGAATGAGGAAAAACGTGGTGCAATTATTCTTGGAACAAATATGGATGCAGCGCACCCTGGACTGAACGGAGAAATTGTACCTGAAACTGGCTCCTTAATCGCGGCAATTGAAACAATTACTAGTAATCCAATCATGACATTTGGAAAGCCATCTCCTTACTTGTTTACTTATGGAATGGAGTCTTGCGATGTGAAAGCGAGTGAATGTGTCATGATTGGTGATAACTATGATACAGACGTCGTTGGAGCAATGAGCTTAGGCATTAGTTCCGTCTGGTTAACCGATGTTTCCATAAATGCCTTAAAGTATGAAGCAAGTGACACGATTAAGAAAATTGTAAAGTTTAAGAGTATAGAAGATTTCTATATGGCGGTAAGATAA
- a CDS encoding LacI family DNA-binding transcriptional regulator, producing the protein MGNFMKETINIKDVAERANVSIATVSNVINGKGRVSTNTISKVKKVIEELNYSPSMSARNLKTKKSHLIGVIVPTSMPGRLQDNPFYWDLVTGIEEGARDKQFHVILMGVADGDEKGLSIVKERQLDGLIVVGGYEGSLTVEQIRKLNVPSVFMDSYISDPDLYQVCIDDKLGAYQATKHLIDLGHENIAILLGDIPYEESHRYGVLHERILGYKEALDEKGIAFDSQLIISLPTSMEGGYKAAKEIAKRKEITAVFSFSDVSAMGLLRGFDEMGINVPTDISVVGFDDLFLSEYTSPPLTTVHQDIVAKGQTAIMHLLDQIENKRMINYRKVVLPIEMKVRKTTSSVQC; encoded by the coding sequence ATGGGTAATTTTATGAAGGAAACTATTAATATCAAAGATGTAGCAGAACGAGCAAATGTATCTATTGCGACAGTTTCGAATGTCATTAATGGAAAAGGTCGTGTGTCAACAAATACTATTTCTAAAGTGAAGAAGGTAATAGAAGAGTTGAATTATTCACCGAGTATGTCAGCTAGAAACTTAAAGACTAAAAAATCACACTTGATTGGGGTGATTGTCCCAACATCAATGCCAGGTCGTTTGCAGGACAATCCATTTTATTGGGATTTAGTGACAGGTATAGAGGAAGGCGCTCGAGACAAGCAGTTCCACGTTATTTTGATGGGAGTAGCTGATGGTGATGAAAAGGGTCTTTCGATAGTGAAGGAAAGACAATTAGACGGATTGATTGTAGTTGGGGGATATGAAGGGTCGCTGACAGTAGAGCAAATTAGAAAATTAAATGTGCCTTCAGTATTTATGGATAGTTATATATCTGACCCTGATCTTTATCAAGTTTGTATTGATGACAAGCTAGGAGCTTATCAAGCAACAAAACATTTAATTGATTTAGGTCATGAAAATATCGCGATACTTCTAGGTGATATTCCATATGAAGAGTCTCATAGATACGGTGTACTTCATGAACGCATACTAGGTTATAAAGAAGCCTTGGATGAGAAAGGGATAGCATTTGATTCTCAACTGATTATTTCACTCCCTACATCCATGGAGGGTGGTTACAAAGCAGCTAAAGAAATAGCAAAACGAAAAGAAATCACTGCTGTATTTTCTTTTTCCGATGTCAGTGCTATGGGCTTATTAAGAGGGTTTGATGAAATGGGGATAAATGTCCCAACAGATATTTCTGTAGTGGGTTTTGATGACTTGTTTTTATCAGAATATACTAGTCCTCCACTAACTACGGTACATCAAGATATAGTTGCTAAAGGGCAAACAGCTATTATGCATCTATTAGATCAAATTGAGAATAAGAGAATGATCAATTATCGAAAGGTGGTGTTGCCAATAGAAATGAAGGTCAGAAAGACGACGAGCTCAGTCCAGTGCTAA